From a single Bacillus pseudomycoides DSM 12442 genomic region:
- a CDS encoding AAA domain-containing protein, whose amino-acid sequence MFGEKEGDISMNTTSQAPSLTETMKEWHQALVYEIKHWKTIGGSKLSIINGRFLYTDYESTVYVFQLISEVSLPDGTPIRIEFDGEEATGEVLSVHGLEIELKLNDYIQGEIREAILYSEPWQLLEQLQERLKEIRKDKQKRQRVKRLLDGKSTPKHIEKMKNPKNELAYRSFYNPTTYVWGPPGTGKSYNLSRIISAHYQKGKSVLVLAHSNAAVDVLMSEVTKQIEKKEKWTPGEIVRYGFSQHEHIRNHETLLASRLVETTNGSWGEEKLYLEEMRQDLRQKILSYKATASDKKRMQEIEGDLRKQRAKIKEVEREYIENAKVIGATLSKCAIDSLIYERTFDLVVVDEVSMTYVPQIALAASLGKRIVVCGDFLQLPPIAMANHELVRKWLGEDMFYHAGIVQSVNKCETHPNLFMLQEQRRMHADISKFTNSFIYKNRVFDHPSVSARQELAKLQPFANEATALFDTSLMGAYSLKDAASGSRFNIMSGFVAMQMILIGLLDGVQSIGVVTPYRAQSRFLSTCIREILQKTKYRNTPILAATVHKFQGSERDMMIFDTVDSYPQERPGVLFFDHKNHRLVNVAVTRARGKLIQLSDCQYMRKNLSRKQALSHLTSHIERHGNVYDRTTSRPLLERKITKRLRWFMQMNLEETKALLKDILSAKQKIIISLPSTRQVDKRVWQALMRTTAQVTIYSDGPIPLKNVRVQRQNKSLPFVCIDDEIFWVGAPLTSQMMFEGSPEFPYICARMQAPETIGVLKGFLDIR is encoded by the coding sequence ATGTTTGGAGAGAAGGAAGGAGACATTAGTATGAATACAACTTCGCAAGCTCCTTCATTAACGGAAACGATGAAAGAGTGGCATCAGGCGTTAGTATATGAAATTAAACATTGGAAAACGATAGGCGGCAGTAAATTATCGATTATAAATGGCCGTTTTTTATATACAGATTATGAGAGTACGGTGTATGTATTTCAGCTTATTTCGGAAGTAAGCTTACCTGATGGTACACCCATTCGGATTGAATTTGATGGTGAGGAAGCAACAGGAGAAGTGCTATCTGTACATGGATTAGAAATCGAACTGAAATTAAATGATTATATACAAGGCGAAATAAGAGAAGCAATTTTATATAGTGAACCATGGCAGTTATTAGAGCAATTGCAAGAGCGATTGAAAGAAATACGAAAAGATAAACAAAAACGTCAACGCGTAAAGCGTCTTTTAGATGGAAAAAGTACGCCAAAGCATATAGAAAAGATGAAAAATCCGAAGAATGAACTGGCATATCGTTCTTTTTATAATCCGACGACATATGTTTGGGGCCCACCGGGAACAGGAAAATCTTATAATTTATCACGTATTATTTCAGCGCACTATCAAAAAGGAAAATCAGTACTTGTACTTGCTCATAGTAATGCAGCGGTTGATGTATTAATGAGTGAGGTTACAAAGCAAATAGAAAAAAAAGAAAAATGGACACCAGGGGAAATCGTCCGGTATGGATTTAGTCAACATGAACATATACGTAACCATGAAACGTTGCTTGCTTCTAGATTAGTGGAAACAACGAATGGCTCATGGGGAGAAGAAAAGCTTTATTTAGAAGAAATGCGTCAAGATCTTCGTCAAAAAATCTTATCTTATAAGGCAACTGCTTCTGATAAAAAGCGTATGCAAGAAATTGAAGGAGATCTTAGAAAACAAAGAGCGAAAATTAAAGAAGTAGAAAGAGAATATATTGAAAATGCAAAGGTAATAGGTGCGACACTATCTAAGTGTGCAATTGATTCTCTTATTTATGAACGAACATTTGACTTAGTTGTTGTAGATGAAGTGAGTATGACATATGTACCACAAATCGCATTAGCTGCTTCTCTTGGTAAGCGAATTGTCGTTTGTGGTGATTTTTTACAGTTGCCACCAATTGCGATGGCAAATCATGAGCTTGTTAGAAAGTGGTTAGGAGAAGATATGTTTTATCATGCAGGGATTGTCCAATCCGTAAACAAGTGCGAGACACATCCGAATCTATTTATGCTGCAAGAACAAAGACGTATGCATGCGGATATATCTAAATTTACAAACTCATTTATTTATAAGAATAGAGTGTTCGACCATCCTTCTGTTTCGGCAAGACAAGAATTAGCGAAATTACAGCCGTTTGCAAACGAAGCGACAGCTCTGTTTGATACAAGTTTAATGGGAGCTTACTCTTTAAAAGATGCCGCTTCTGGTTCTCGTTTTAACATTATGTCCGGTTTCGTTGCAATGCAGATGATTTTAATTGGATTATTAGATGGCGTTCAATCGATTGGAGTTGTAACGCCATATCGCGCGCAGTCTCGTTTCTTATCAACATGTATAAGAGAAATATTGCAAAAAACAAAGTATCGAAATACACCTATTCTAGCAGCGACGGTTCATAAATTTCAAGGATCTGAACGCGATATGATGATTTTTGATACAGTAGATAGTTATCCGCAGGAACGTCCTGGCGTGTTATTCTTTGATCATAAGAATCATCGTCTTGTAAATGTTGCGGTAACGAGAGCAAGAGGAAAGCTCATTCAGTTATCGGACTGTCAATATATGCGGAAAAATCTTTCTAGAAAACAAGCGTTATCTCACTTAACTTCTCACATAGAAAGACACGGAAATGTATATGATCGTACAACATCACGTCCATTGTTAGAACGAAAAATTACAAAACGCTTGAGATGGTTTATGCAAATGAATTTGGAAGAGACGAAAGCATTATTAAAAGACATTCTGTCAGCAAAACAAAAAATTATTATTTCGCTCCCAAGTACAAGACAAGTAGATAAAAGGGTATGGCAGGCGTTAATGCGTACAACAGCGCAGGTAACAATCTATAGCGATGGACCAATTCCATTAAAAAATGTGAGAGTACAAAGGCAAAATAAATCACTCCCATTTGTATGTATTGATGATGAGATCTTTTGGGTAGGTGCTCCGTTAACATCGCAAATGATGTTTGAAGGAAGTCCAGAATTCCCTTATATATGTGCAAGAATGCAGGCGCCTGAAACGATTGGCGTTTTAAAAGGATTTTTAGATATTCGTTAA
- a CDS encoding M20 family metallopeptidase, whose translation MGTKQVTSHRNSITESIERNREKYLKTSHDIHANPEIGNQEFFASRALSLLLGSTGFQLQHNIAGHETGFIARKSSGKQGPTIAFLAEYDALPGLGHACGHNLIGTISVAAAIALSETIEEIGGEIVVFGTPAEEGGPNGSAKASYVKAGLFNNIDAALMIHPSGKTATTSPSLAVDPLDFHFYGKSAHAAASPEEGINALDAVIQLYNGINALRQQLPSDVKIHGVITEGGKAPNIIPDYASARFFIRAATRKRCVEITEKVRNIAKGAALATGTTVKINQFQNEIDELLVTKTFNEVVAEELENLGEDVNRKERLGIGSTDAGNVSQVVPTVHPYIKIGPDNLVAHTNEFREAARSELGDKALVTSAKVLAYVAYRLITEEGTLDQIKEEFRGAQRNQ comes from the coding sequence ATGGGAACAAAACAAGTAACGTCACACCGAAATAGTATTACGGAAAGTATAGAAAGAAATAGAGAAAAATACTTAAAAACAAGTCATGATATACATGCGAATCCTGAAATTGGTAATCAAGAATTCTTTGCATCTAGAGCGTTAAGTTTACTTTTAGGAAGTACAGGATTTCAGCTTCAGCACAATATCGCAGGACATGAAACAGGATTTATTGCACGGAAAAGTTCAGGGAAACAAGGGCCGACAATTGCCTTTTTAGCAGAGTATGACGCTTTGCCTGGATTAGGCCATGCGTGTGGTCATAATTTAATTGGTACAATTAGCGTTGCAGCAGCCATTGCATTATCGGAAACAATTGAAGAAATCGGCGGTGAAATCGTTGTATTCGGAACACCAGCAGAAGAAGGTGGGCCGAATGGAAGTGCAAAAGCAAGTTATGTGAAGGCAGGTTTGTTTAACAATATTGATGCAGCACTTATGATTCACCCTAGTGGAAAAACAGCAACAACAAGTCCGTCACTCGCAGTTGATCCACTTGATTTTCATTTTTATGGAAAGTCGGCACATGCGGCTGCTTCACCTGAAGAAGGAATTAATGCATTAGACGCGGTGATTCAGCTTTACAATGGGATTAACGCACTTCGTCAGCAGCTTCCATCAGATGTGAAAATTCATGGTGTCATTACTGAGGGTGGTAAGGCACCGAATATTATTCCGGATTACGCATCAGCCCGTTTCTTTATTCGAGCAGCAACACGTAAAAGATGTGTTGAAATAACTGAAAAGGTACGAAATATTGCAAAGGGAGCAGCTTTAGCTACAGGAACAACAGTAAAAATCAATCAATTTCAAAATGAAATTGATGAATTATTAGTGACGAAGACATTTAATGAGGTGGTTGCTGAGGAATTAGAAAACCTTGGTGAAGATGTAAATCGTAAAGAGAGACTTGGAATCGGTTCAACAGATGCAGGAAATGTGAGTCAAGTCGTACCAACGGTTCATCCTTATATTAAAATTGGGCCGGATAATTTAGTTGCACATACGAATGAATTTAGAGAAGCAGCTCGTTCGGAACTTGGCGATAAAGCATTAGTTACATCCGCAAAAGTATTAGCGTATGTAGCATATCGATTAATTACAGAAGAAGGAACGCTTGATCAAATTAAGGAGGAGTTTAGAGGGGCGCAGCGAAATCAGTAA
- a CDS encoding CPBP family intramembrane glutamic endopeptidase — MKDIKDKTKKTKKDFNPKDAVLVFSSFTFICVAIIFILMVYDVLTIQNFLSFDKPIRMIMNIFIASFALLLFGVMLTLYIPSKYIDDTNKSYQKYSLLSVFAFMFLGALFEELLFRGIIQNLLFIFIENPWIAIITTTLFFLGFHTQYFKKPIMLINISVPSLTFGWIYFETNNILVPFVVHFLMNLGITLLFKYNLIRVKK, encoded by the coding sequence ATGAAAGATATAAAAGACAAAACCAAGAAAACAAAAAAGGATTTCAACCCAAAAGACGCTGTTTTAGTATTCTCTTCTTTTACATTCATTTGCGTGGCTATCATTTTTATTCTTATGGTTTATGATGTACTCACAATTCAAAATTTCCTATCATTCGATAAACCAATCCGAATGATAATGAATATATTTATTGCTTCGTTTGCTCTACTTTTGTTTGGTGTAATGTTAACGCTTTACATTCCCTCGAAATACATTGACGATACAAACAAGAGTTATCAAAAGTATTCACTGTTAAGTGTTTTTGCCTTTATGTTTTTAGGAGCGTTATTTGAAGAACTTTTGTTTAGAGGAATTATTCAAAATTTGCTTTTCATATTTATAGAGAACCCATGGATTGCAATTATAACAACTACTTTATTTTTCTTAGGTTTTCATACTCAATACTTCAAAAAGCCTATAATGCTAATAAATATAAGCGTTCCAAGTTTGACTTTTGGTTGGATATATTTTGAAACAAACAATATTTTAGTACCATTTGTTGTACATTTTCTAATGAACTTAGGAATAACGCTATTATTCAAATACAATTTAATAAGGGTTAAAAAATAA
- a CDS encoding GNAT family N-acetyltransferase, which translates to MQITNERAMLRLIDTNDIEKLFSIVEGNKEIWTYLIAKMDSYQDMERYVETAVKRYEKGTDLPFVVIDQKTNEVVGSTRLYNISTESKTVELGQTWYHPSVQRTSINTECKYMLLQYAFEELQMLRVQIKTDLRNEKAQRAIERLGAVKEGILRNERRLPSGYIRDAVVYSIIASEWPIVKDRLLHKMDLYK; encoded by the coding sequence ATGCAAATAACAAATGAACGAGCAATGTTACGATTAATAGATACAAATGATATAGAAAAATTATTTTCAATTGTGGAAGGAAATAAAGAAATCTGGACGTATTTAATAGCTAAAATGGATAGCTATCAAGATATGGAGCGATATGTTGAAACGGCAGTAAAACGATATGAAAAGGGAACGGATTTACCATTTGTTGTGATAGATCAAAAAACGAATGAAGTTGTCGGCAGTACACGTTTATACAATATATCAACAGAAAGCAAGACTGTTGAACTTGGTCAAACGTGGTATCATCCGAGTGTACAGAGAACGAGTATAAATACGGAATGTAAGTATATGTTATTGCAATATGCGTTTGAAGAATTACAAATGCTGCGCGTGCAAATAAAAACAGACTTGCGAAATGAAAAAGCACAACGAGCAATTGAACGGCTAGGTGCAGTAAAAGAAGGGATATTACGAAATGAGAGAAGGTTACCAAGCGGTTATATAAGGGATGCGGTAGTATATAGCATCATTGCAAGCGAGTGGCCAATCGTGAAAGATCGATTACTGCACAAAATGGACCTGTATAAATAG
- a CDS encoding GNAT family N-acetyltransferase, producing the protein MTNIETKRLKMIPFTLELVEATIKGREELQEIIPYKISLEWPMPDYKDILPWVAEGLRKNPEQSKWSGLIVHKEDNVIIGDMGCKGAPDPTGTVEIGYSIVPEYQGKGYATEMAKAFVEWLERNEEVQTIQADCLTSNAASSRVLEKAGFTCVLEEQHMKYWIVK; encoded by the coding sequence ATGACAAATATTGAAACAAAAAGACTAAAGATGATTCCTTTTACATTAGAACTTGTTGAGGCAACGATAAAAGGCAGAGAAGAGCTGCAAGAAATCATACCATATAAAATATCTTTAGAATGGCCAATGCCTGATTATAAAGATATTTTACCATGGGTTGCTGAAGGTTTACGGAAAAATCCGGAACAAAGTAAGTGGAGTGGACTGATTGTTCATAAGGAAGATAATGTTATTATTGGTGATATGGGTTGTAAAGGTGCGCCCGATCCAACTGGTACAGTAGAGATCGGATATAGTATTGTACCAGAATATCAAGGGAAGGGTTATGCGACTGAAATGGCAAAAGCTTTCGTTGAATGGTTAGAACGGAATGAAGAAGTGCAAACGATTCAAGCAGATTGTTTAACGAGTAATGCCGCTTCAAGTAGAGTGTTAGAAAAAGCCGGTTTTACATGTGTGCTTGAAGAACAACATATGAAATATTGGATTGTAAAGTGA
- a CDS encoding YdcF family protein: protein MKQNKKSKKRRVLQVFLLMVSSIILFVSYAAYDIWSYRFKTDEVDTDAAIVLGAASWNGKPSPVFRERINHAISLYKNGSIKKIIFTGGTKFEAEQEEARTAKAYALKHNVKDEDILIETQSRFTEDNLKNAKQVGIDNGLHTYTIVSDPLHMKRAMRIAKHIGIDAYASPTPTSAYKTLDTEIPFFFKELCSYIGYVASLPLRILKGD, encoded by the coding sequence ATGAAACAAAATAAGAAAAGTAAAAAAAGAAGAGTCTTGCAAGTGTTCTTGCTCATGGTTAGTTCTATCATTCTATTTGTAAGTTATGCAGCTTACGATATTTGGAGTTATCGCTTTAAAACGGATGAGGTGGATACAGATGCTGCTATTGTACTAGGAGCAGCTTCTTGGAACGGAAAACCATCTCCTGTATTTCGTGAAAGAATCAATCATGCGATTTCTTTGTATAAGAATGGAAGTATTAAAAAAATTATTTTTACAGGTGGTACTAAATTTGAAGCAGAGCAGGAAGAAGCACGTACTGCGAAAGCGTATGCATTAAAGCATAACGTAAAGGATGAAGATATATTAATTGAAACACAGTCGCGTTTTACAGAAGATAATTTAAAGAATGCGAAACAGGTTGGAATTGATAATGGCTTACATACGTATACGATTGTAAGTGATCCTCTTCATATGAAGCGAGCGATGAGAATAGCGAAGCATATTGGGATAGATGCATATGCATCACCAACGCCAACATCAGCATATAAAACATTAGATACGGAAATTCCATTTTTCTTTAAAGAATTATGTTCTTATATTGGATATGTTGCATCGTTACCTTTGCGTATATTGAAAGGTGATTAA
- a CDS encoding MetQ/NlpA family ABC transporter substrate-binding protein: MKRLFFALVSIVCSLFIITGCTQTSGGDQKEIRLGFTPGPYSDQVKKAVQPYLEKKGYKIKIVEFNSPNETNPALTNKDIDANIFQSTAFMKSYAKENNAEISSIIQVPSAPQGVYSEKHKSLDDLKDGMKIGVPNDPVNLERALRILEGIGWVKLKGNVNILTISEKDITFKKKDFKLVPLESPQIPRAMKDLDYGIINGNLVISSGHKLKEALELEKTPSQHRIIVTVRDEDKEKQFAKDLIEAYHSPEFKKMIQSEEQFEGFVLPDYLK, from the coding sequence ATGAAACGTTTATTTTTTGCACTTGTAAGTATTGTATGTAGTTTATTTATCATTACGGGTTGCACGCAGACATCAGGGGGCGATCAAAAAGAAATTCGTTTAGGTTTTACACCTGGTCCGTACAGTGATCAAGTGAAAAAAGCGGTACAACCGTACTTAGAGAAAAAGGGATACAAAATTAAAATTGTTGAGTTTAATTCACCAAACGAAACAAATCCAGCATTAACGAATAAGGATATTGATGCAAATATATTTCAAAGTACTGCTTTTATGAAGTCTTACGCAAAAGAAAATAATGCGGAAATTTCAAGTATTATTCAAGTTCCATCAGCACCTCAAGGTGTATACTCTGAGAAACATAAATCATTAGATGATTTGAAAGATGGAATGAAGATTGGGGTACCAAATGATCCAGTTAATTTAGAACGGGCATTACGTATTTTAGAAGGGATTGGCTGGGTGAAATTAAAAGGAAATGTAAATATTTTAACAATTTCCGAAAAAGATATAACGTTTAAAAAGAAAGATTTCAAATTAGTACCACTTGAATCACCACAAATCCCAAGGGCAATGAAAGATTTAGATTACGGCATTATTAACGGAAATCTTGTCATTTCATCTGGACATAAGTTAAAAGAGGCACTGGAATTAGAAAAAACACCTTCACAACATAGAATTATTGTTACGGTTCGTGATGAAGATAAAGAAAAACAATTTGCGAAAGATTTAATTGAAGCATACCATTCACCAGAGTTCAAAAAGATGATTCAGTCTGAAGAACAATTTGAAGGGTTTGTGCTTCCTGACTACTTAAAGTAA
- a CDS encoding acyl-CoA dehydrogenase family protein has protein sequence MTLSFIETEEQALVLEKITEFIPQFAGREHQLSELGSFPFENIKDLQSIGYTKLTLPKDFGGKAISLYDFVLFQEKIAEGDGATALSIGWHVGIVKELAENRSWKPEMFSWFCEEVKKGALFNRAATEPKTGSPTRGGKPETLAVQKGDKWIINGRKTFTTMAPVLDYFIISASIEGRDEIGEFVIPRHEKGVLIEETWDSVAMRGTASHDLVLQNVEIPHKFFTDVKGSQAKPKGIGWLLHIPACYLGIAQAARNYAIDFAKAYQPNSLNHPISLLPNVRRLVGELELELLQARTFLYQVAKKYDEVENKQSLQAELAAAKYIATNAAISIVDKAMRIVGAKSLSEKNPLHRYYLNVRAGLHNPPMDDVTLSLLADDAFKSIEKE, from the coding sequence ATGACATTATCATTTATAGAAACAGAAGAACAAGCTCTCGTATTGGAGAAGATAACAGAATTCATTCCGCAATTTGCAGGAAGGGAACATCAACTGAGCGAACTAGGCTCTTTTCCTTTTGAAAATATTAAAGACTTACAAAGTATTGGTTATACAAAGTTAACTCTTCCGAAGGATTTTGGTGGGAAGGCAATTTCATTATATGATTTTGTTTTATTTCAAGAGAAGATTGCAGAGGGAGATGGAGCAACAGCTTTGTCTATTGGATGGCATGTTGGAATTGTGAAGGAACTTGCGGAAAATCGCTCATGGAAACCTGAGATGTTTTCTTGGTTTTGTGAAGAAGTAAAAAAAGGCGCCCTTTTTAACAGGGCGGCAACTGAACCGAAGACAGGGAGTCCTACTCGGGGAGGAAAACCAGAAACATTAGCTGTACAAAAAGGCGATAAGTGGATTATAAACGGAAGAAAAACGTTCACAACGATGGCGCCAGTACTTGATTATTTCATCATATCTGCAAGCATTGAAGGGCGAGATGAGATAGGAGAATTTGTGATTCCAAGACACGAAAAGGGTGTGTTGATTGAAGAGACATGGGATAGTGTTGCGATGCGTGGAACGGCTAGCCATGATCTTGTATTACAGAATGTTGAAATCCCGCATAAATTTTTTACAGATGTAAAAGGTTCACAGGCGAAACCGAAAGGAATTGGATGGTTACTTCATATACCAGCATGTTATTTAGGGATTGCGCAGGCTGCAAGAAATTATGCGATTGATTTTGCGAAAGCATATCAACCGAATAGTTTAAATCACCCAATTAGTTTGCTTCCAAACGTTAGAAGATTAGTAGGCGAATTAGAGCTGGAACTCTTGCAAGCTCGTACTTTTTTATACCAAGTTGCGAAAAAATATGATGAGGTGGAAAATAAACAATCTTTACAAGCGGAATTAGCAGCAGCGAAATATATTGCGACGAATGCGGCGATATCAATTGTTGATAAGGCAATGAGAATTGTAGGGGCAAAAAGCTTATCTGAAAAGAATCCACTGCACCGCTATTATTTAAATGTTCGCGCGGGTTTACACAATCCACCGATGGATGATGTAACACTCTCATTACTAGCAGATGATGCGTTTAAATCAATTGAAAAGGAGTGA
- a CDS encoding methionine ABC transporter ATP-binding protein, protein MITLRDINKTFQTKEGLFHGVKSVSLQIEEHDIYGIAGLSGAGKSTLLRTMNLLEKPDSGAVIVNGKDLTKLSKKDLRTARQSIGMIFQHFHLLHNKNVSDNIALPLELKSVSKEEREKRVRECLEIVGLSDKAHHFPSQLSGGQKQRVAIARALANDPKVLLCDEPTSALDPKTTRSILQFLQKINKELGVTIVIVTHEMNVIKQICNKVAVMEEGEVVESFHLRDQHLKPTTEIAKLLLGVEQERGIAHVQ, encoded by the coding sequence ATGATAACGTTACGCGATATCAATAAAACGTTTCAGACGAAAGAAGGTTTATTTCACGGTGTAAAATCAGTCTCTTTGCAAATTGAGGAACATGATATATATGGAATTGCTGGATTAAGTGGTGCTGGAAAGTCTACATTATTACGTACAATGAATTTATTGGAAAAACCAGATTCAGGTGCAGTTATTGTAAATGGAAAAGATTTAACAAAGTTATCCAAGAAAGATTTACGAACAGCAAGACAGTCAATTGGTATGATTTTTCAGCATTTTCATCTTCTTCATAATAAAAACGTATCGGATAATATTGCTTTACCATTAGAATTGAAATCAGTTTCAAAAGAAGAGAGAGAAAAACGTGTAAGAGAGTGTTTGGAGATTGTTGGCTTAAGTGATAAAGCGCATCATTTTCCTTCTCAACTAAGTGGTGGACAAAAACAGCGTGTTGCGATTGCTCGTGCATTAGCAAATGATCCCAAGGTATTGCTTTGTGATGAACCGACATCGGCACTCGATCCGAAAACGACACGATCTATTTTGCAATTTTTACAAAAGATAAATAAAGAGTTAGGAGTTACAATCGTAATTGTAACGCATGAAATGAATGTAATTAAACAAATTTGTAATAAAGTAGCGGTGATGGAAGAAGGAGAAGTTGTTGAATCTTTCCACTTACGTGACCAACATCTAAAACCAACAACAGAAATTGCAAAACTTCTATTAGGTGTAGAACAAGAGAGGGGCATTGCACATGTTCAATAA
- a CDS encoding methionine ABC transporter permease: MFNNVIPLLPEIWTSLLQTLLMVGLSVGAAIILGVPLGVILYFTSKGQILEQNIVHRILNGIVNIIRSFPFIILLVALVPLTRILLGTTIGPIAATIPLSVAAIPYFARLVEQALREVPKGVIEAAEAMGATPLQIVWKVLLVEARSGLVLSLTVLTVSFISYSAMAGVVGGGGVGDLAIRFGYYRFQTDVMIVTVLMLVILVQSVQFIGNRIAAKIDKR; the protein is encoded by the coding sequence ATGTTCAATAATGTTATCCCACTGCTTCCAGAGATTTGGACATCACTTTTACAAACATTATTAATGGTTGGACTTTCAGTTGGAGCAGCAATTATTTTAGGTGTTCCTTTAGGTGTAATTTTATATTTTACAAGTAAAGGACAAATTTTGGAACAAAATATTGTCCATCGTATTTTAAACGGCATTGTAAATATTATTCGCTCATTTCCATTTATCATTTTACTAGTGGCTCTTGTGCCACTTACAAGAATTTTATTAGGAACTACAATTGGTCCAATCGCTGCAACGATTCCATTATCAGTAGCAGCCATTCCCTATTTTGCGAGACTCGTAGAGCAAGCATTACGCGAGGTTCCAAAAGGTGTAATTGAAGCTGCTGAGGCAATGGGAGCGACGCCACTGCAAATTGTGTGGAAAGTATTGCTCGTTGAAGCGCGTTCAGGCCTTGTATTAAGCTTAACAGTTTTAACAGTAAGTTTTATTTCCTACTCAGCCATGGCAGGTGTTGTTGGCGGAGGCGGTGTCGGCGATTTAGCAATTCGTTTTGGATATTATCGTTTTCAAACAGACGTTATGATTGTTACGGTACTTATGCTTGTTATTCTCGTTCAATCTGTTCAATTCATTGGGAATAGGATTGCTGCAAAAATTGATAAACGGTAA
- a CDS encoding YdbC family protein, with the protein MAEIKFDIKEIFGTLSQSPKGWNKELNLISWNGKEPKYDLRDWAPEHDKMGKGVTLTVEELKALKDILNRMEL; encoded by the coding sequence GTGGCGGAAATTAAATTTGATATTAAAGAAATTTTTGGAACTTTATCACAGTCACCTAAAGGCTGGAATAAAGAGCTCAATTTAATCAGTTGGAACGGAAAAGAGCCAAAATATGATCTGCGTGATTGGGCACCAGAGCATGACAAAATGGGAAAAGGTGTTACATTGACGGTTGAAGAGTTAAAGGCATTAAAAGATATTTTAAATCGTATGGAGTTATAA
- a CDS encoding SH3 domain-containing protein: MNMKVTTLTAATVAVTSLLPSITEADMKTAAVQPKNNVKIGHVKLDKVQLYQENTTNGDSLGSISYNTPVTILETTRDWYKVNAQNKIGYIQKSNLSLAKLNQQRNQHIVNASALNLRSEPSIQSSILDVLPNGTFISVQETLNDWYLISYNGKIGYVKKEFVSHNSQPFVKGITIQNNSYYVATPKLRVRNGAGTNTAVIGSLQNGTQIQVVGTVGTWYKIRFGSGYGYVTKQYVLQNKQQEQSASPSIPAVFKFPTQGQVSSNFEVRWGQMHYGVDFTATGDKPIRAAAAGKVIKSYYSSSYGNVVFVTHYIKGKLYTTVYAHMKNRSVQAGDRVQTGQVLGQMGNTGHSTGQHLHFELHNGEWNFEKTNAVDPLPYLVR, from the coding sequence ATGAATATGAAAGTTACAACATTGACAGCAGCAACTGTCGCGGTTACTTCTCTTCTCCCATCAATTACTGAAGCGGATATGAAAACAGCTGCTGTACAACCAAAAAACAACGTAAAAATCGGACATGTAAAACTTGATAAAGTCCAACTATATCAAGAAAATACAACAAATGGTGATTCCCTTGGCAGTATTTCATACAATACACCTGTTACCATTCTCGAAACTACACGTGACTGGTATAAAGTAAACGCTCAAAACAAAATTGGTTACATACAAAAATCTAATTTATCTTTGGCGAAATTAAATCAACAGCGTAACCAACATATCGTAAATGCAAGCGCCTTAAACCTTCGTTCAGAACCAAGTATACAATCATCCATCCTTGACGTATTACCAAATGGGACATTTATCTCCGTTCAAGAAACACTTAATGACTGGTATCTCATCTCTTACAACGGAAAAATAGGATATGTGAAAAAAGAATTTGTATCACATAACTCACAACCATTCGTTAAAGGAATCACTATACAAAATAATTCTTATTATGTTGCAACCCCTAAACTAAGGGTAAGAAATGGTGCAGGAACAAATACTGCTGTTATTGGTTCCTTGCAAAATGGGACACAAATACAAGTAGTAGGCACAGTAGGTACATGGTATAAAATTCGTTTTGGCTCTGGATATGGATATGTTACAAAGCAATATGTATTACAAAATAAACAACAAGAACAGTCTGCGTCACCTTCAATACCTGCTGTTTTTAAATTTCCAACACAAGGACAAGTTAGCTCAAACTTCGAAGTCAGATGGGGGCAAATGCATTATGGTGTCGATTTTACAGCAACTGGAGATAAGCCTATTCGTGCTGCAGCTGCTGGAAAAGTTATCAAATCCTACTATTCTAGCAGCTACGGAAACGTCGTATTCGTCACTCATTACATAAAAGGAAAATTATATACAACTGTTTATGCACATATGAAAAACCGATCTGTACAAGCTGGAGATCGCGTTCAAACTGGACAAGTGTTGGGGCAGATGGGGAATACTGGACATTCAACTGGGCAACATCTTCATTTCGAATTACATAATGGGGAATGGAATTTTGAAAAAACAAATGCCGTTGATCCACTTCCTTACTTAGTACGGTAA